In a genomic window of Aeromicrobium panaciterrae:
- the nuoI gene encoding NADH-quinone oxidoreductase subunit NuoI codes for MSDDKKGIFEEAREVLWDPIAGFGVTFRTMFRKPVTEQYPFEKIPTAPRFHGRHQLNRWPDGLEKCIGCELCAWACPADAIYVEGASNEEGGRYSPGERYGRVYQINYLRCILCGLCIEACPTRALTMTNEYELADNNRADLIYEKNDLLAPLLPGMVEAPHEMLISDDHHDYYRGKSLPIFPVESSAGGDAE; via the coding sequence ATGTCTGACGACAAGAAGGGCATCTTCGAAGAGGCGCGCGAGGTCCTGTGGGACCCGATCGCCGGCTTCGGCGTGACGTTCCGGACGATGTTCCGTAAGCCGGTGACCGAGCAGTACCCGTTCGAGAAGATCCCGACCGCTCCGCGCTTCCACGGCCGCCACCAGCTCAACCGCTGGCCCGACGGCCTCGAGAAGTGCATTGGCTGCGAACTGTGCGCCTGGGCCTGCCCGGCCGACGCGATCTACGTCGAAGGCGCGTCGAACGAAGAAGGCGGCCGCTACAGCCCCGGCGAACGCTATGGCCGCGTCTACCAAATCAACTACCTGCGCTGCATTCTCTGCGGACTCTGCATCGAGGCATGCCCGACGCGTGCGCTGACGATGACCAATGAGTACGAACTCGCCGACAACAACCGCGCGGACCTGATCTACGAGAAGAACGACCTGCTGGCGCCGTTGCTGCCGGGCATGGTCGAGGCTCCGCACGAGATGTTGATCAGCGACGACCACCACGACTACTACCGCGGCAAGTCGCTGCCGATCTTCCCCGTTGAGTCGAGTGCCGGAGGGGATGCCGAGTGA
- the nuoH gene encoding NADH-quinone oxidoreductase subunit NuoH — translation MSELFGHEPFWVIALKALIVFVFLMLYTLFNIWFERRVVARMQHRIGPNVNGPFGLLQSLADGVKLAFKEDLVVKAADKVVYIAAPIIATIPAFMAWSVIPFGPEVKIPFTDTVTPLQLTDFPVAVLYILAVTSIGIYGIVLAGWASGSIYALLGGMRSSAQMISYEVAMGLAFVPVFIFAGSMSTSEIVAAQADTWYFLPLFPSFVIYVIAMVGETNRAPFDLPEAEGELVGGFHTEYSSLKFALFFLAEYVNMVTVSALATTLFLGGWRAPFGLPQIWEGANSGYWPVLWFFLKTLGFIFFFVWLRGTLPRMRYDQFMDFGWKVLIPVSLAWIVAVGVIHKLDREGMLDRQTLIWISVGLGVLLLLSSFWPTKKQPEPEPEPEFDAFAGGYPVPPMPKKDRNV, via the coding sequence ATGAGCGAGTTGTTCGGTCACGAACCCTTCTGGGTGATCGCTCTCAAGGCGCTCATCGTCTTCGTGTTCCTGATGCTCTACACGCTGTTCAACATCTGGTTCGAGCGCCGCGTGGTGGCTCGGATGCAGCACCGCATCGGCCCCAACGTGAATGGTCCGTTTGGTTTGCTGCAGAGCTTGGCCGACGGCGTGAAGCTGGCGTTCAAGGAAGACCTGGTCGTCAAGGCGGCCGACAAGGTCGTCTACATCGCGGCGCCGATCATCGCCACGATCCCGGCGTTCATGGCTTGGTCCGTCATCCCGTTCGGACCTGAGGTCAAGATCCCGTTTACCGACACGGTGACGCCCCTTCAGCTGACCGACTTCCCGGTCGCCGTGCTCTACATCCTTGCTGTCACCTCGATCGGCATCTACGGCATCGTGCTCGCAGGCTGGGCGTCCGGCTCGATCTACGCGCTGCTCGGCGGTATGCGCTCGAGCGCGCAGATGATCTCGTACGAGGTCGCGATGGGTCTGGCGTTCGTACCGGTCTTCATCTTTGCCGGATCGATGTCGACCTCGGAGATCGTCGCCGCTCAGGCCGACACTTGGTACTTTCTGCCTCTGTTCCCGTCTTTCGTCATCTACGTGATCGCGATGGTCGGCGAGACCAACCGCGCACCGTTCGACCTCCCCGAGGCTGAGGGCGAGCTCGTCGGCGGATTCCACACTGAGTACTCGTCGCTGAAGTTCGCGCTGTTCTTCCTCGCCGAGTACGTCAACATGGTCACCGTCTCGGCGCTGGCTACGACACTGTTCCTCGGCGGTTGGCGCGCACCGTTCGGACTTCCGCAGATCTGGGAAGGCGCCAACTCCGGCTACTGGCCCGTGCTGTGGTTCTTCCTCAAGACTCTCGGCTTCATCTTCTTCTTCGTATGGCTGCGCGGCACGCTGCCCCGTATGCGCTACGACCAGTTCATGGACTTTGGCTGGAAGGTCCTCATCCCCGTGTCGCTCGCGTGGATCGTCGCTGTCGGCGTGATTCACAAGCTCGACCGCGAGGGAATGCTCGACCGGCAGACGTTGATCTGGATCTCCGTCGGTTTGGGCGTGCTGCTCCTGCTGTCGTCGTTCTGGCCCACCAAGAAGCAACCTGAGCCCGAACCTGAACCCGAGTTCGACGCCTTTGCCGGCGGCTACCCCGTTCCCCCGATGCCGAAGAAGGACCGAAATGTCTGA
- a CDS encoding NADH-quinone oxidoreductase subunit G, which translates to MTIEASRDTELITLTIDDVEVSVPKGTLVIRAAELVGTEIPRFCDHPLLEPVGACRQCLVDITDAGNGRGFPKPQASCTIEVAAGMVVKTQVTSEIAEKAQRGNMEFLLINHPLDCPVCDKGGECPLQNQAMSHGQSESRFTETKRTFPKPMNVSEQVLLDRERCVLCARCTRFSEQIAGDPFIELLERGPQQQVGIYDEEPFHSYFSGNTIQICPVGALTSADYRFRSRPFDLVSTPSIAEHDACGSAIRVDHRRGKVMRRLAGDDPEVNEEWITDKDRFAFTSAAQGDRIATPLVRNDKGKLEPASWPAALAIAARGLDKADGKVGVLPGGRLTAEDAFAYSKFARTVLKTNDIDFRARAHSAEEAEFLASHVVATSLDVTFASLETASTVVLVGFEPEDEAGAVFLRLRKASRKGVKVVAIASHTTRGLTKMAGELIRTAPGQEAAALAELELGKNAVILVGERLASVQGGFSAAAALASKSKARIAWIPRRAGERGALETGCLPTLLPGGRPLDDAEARADLAAAWGAKTIAAKKGRDTSAILEAVTGGSLKALVIGGVEIDDLPDPAAARAALKAASFIVSLEVRESDVTKVADVVLPIAPVVEKPGMFVNWEGRVRTFDAVIKDQHSLSDVRVLAGIAEEMGSPLGFRTIADARAAMTELGPWDGARAETPKRAAGAKSGPKRKVVLDTWRQLIDDGRGQDGQDLYKATARPAVLRASAATLGAFDADPGKKATISTDAGKATFIAEVADLPDGVVWVPANSGVSLRAELGAGFGDHVDLRGGAK; encoded by the coding sequence ATGACGATTGAAGCCTCGCGCGATACCGAGCTCATCACGCTGACGATCGACGACGTCGAGGTCAGCGTTCCCAAGGGCACGCTCGTGATCCGCGCCGCCGAGCTGGTCGGCACTGAGATCCCGCGCTTCTGCGATCACCCGCTCCTCGAGCCGGTCGGCGCGTGCCGTCAGTGCCTCGTTGACATCACCGACGCTGGCAACGGGCGCGGATTTCCCAAACCGCAAGCTTCCTGCACGATCGAGGTCGCGGCCGGCATGGTCGTCAAGACCCAGGTCACGTCCGAGATCGCCGAAAAGGCGCAGCGCGGCAACATGGAGTTCCTGCTCATCAACCACCCGCTCGACTGCCCGGTCTGCGACAAGGGTGGCGAGTGCCCGCTGCAGAACCAGGCCATGAGCCACGGTCAGAGCGAGTCGCGGTTCACTGAGACCAAGCGGACGTTCCCGAAGCCGATGAACGTGTCCGAGCAGGTGCTGCTCGACCGTGAGCGCTGCGTACTGTGCGCGCGATGCACGCGCTTCTCCGAGCAGATCGCCGGTGACCCGTTCATCGAGCTGCTCGAGCGCGGCCCGCAGCAGCAGGTCGGCATCTACGACGAAGAGCCGTTCCACTCGTACTTCTCTGGCAACACGATCCAGATCTGCCCGGTTGGTGCCCTGACCAGCGCCGATTACCGCTTCCGCTCCCGTCCGTTCGACCTCGTGTCGACGCCCTCGATCGCTGAGCATGACGCCTGTGGCTCGGCGATTCGTGTCGACCACCGCCGCGGCAAGGTCATGCGTCGTCTGGCCGGTGACGATCCCGAGGTCAACGAAGAGTGGATCACCGACAAGGACCGCTTTGCCTTCACGTCGGCAGCACAGGGCGATCGCATCGCGACCCCGCTCGTACGCAATGACAAGGGCAAGCTCGAGCCCGCCTCCTGGCCCGCTGCGCTGGCCATCGCCGCTCGCGGTCTCGACAAGGCAGACGGCAAAGTCGGCGTCCTGCCCGGCGGTCGCCTGACTGCTGAAGATGCGTTCGCCTACAGCAAGTTCGCTCGTACGGTCCTCAAGACCAATGACATCGACTTCCGCGCTCGTGCCCACTCAGCCGAAGAGGCCGAGTTCCTGGCCTCGCATGTCGTTGCGACCTCGCTGGATGTCACGTTTGCGTCGCTCGAGACGGCGTCGACGGTCGTGCTCGTGGGCTTCGAGCCCGAAGACGAAGCCGGCGCGGTGTTCCTGCGCCTCCGCAAGGCATCGCGCAAGGGCGTCAAGGTTGTTGCAATCGCGAGCCACACGACGCGCGGTCTGACCAAGATGGCTGGCGAGCTGATTCGTACGGCGCCCGGCCAAGAAGCCGCTGCCCTCGCGGAGCTTGAGCTCGGCAAGAACGCCGTAATCCTCGTCGGCGAACGCCTCGCTTCGGTGCAGGGTGGCTTCAGTGCTGCCGCGGCCCTCGCGTCCAAGTCGAAGGCCCGCATTGCCTGGATCCCGCGTCGTGCGGGGGAGCGTGGCGCTCTCGAGACGGGCTGCCTGCCGACGCTGTTGCCCGGCGGTCGCCCGCTCGACGATGCCGAGGCCAGGGCCGATCTGGCCGCTGCCTGGGGCGCCAAGACGATCGCCGCCAAGAAGGGCCGCGACACGTCAGCGATTCTCGAAGCCGTCACTGGTGGGTCCCTGAAGGCACTGGTCATTGGCGGAGTCGAGATCGACGACCTGCCTGATCCCGCGGCCGCGCGTGCAGCCCTCAAAGCCGCAAGCTTCATCGTCAGTCTCGAAGTCCGCGAGAGCGACGTGACCAAGGTTGCCGATGTCGTGTTGCCGATTGCTCCCGTCGTGGAGAAGCCCGGCATGTTCGTCAACTGGGAGGGCCGCGTACGTACGTTCGATGCGGTCATCAAGGACCAGCACTCGCTCTCTGATGTGCGTGTCCTCGCCGGCATCGCCGAGGAGATGGGCTCGCCGCTTGGCTTCCGTACGATCGCCGATGCCCGGGCAGCCATGACGGAGCTCGGACCGTGGGACGGTGCCCGCGCCGAAACGCCGAAGCGTGCCGCGGGCGCGAAGTCGGGCCCGAAGCGCAAGGTCGTGCTGGATACGTGGCGCCAGCTGATCGACGACGGGCGTGGCCAGGACGGACAGGACCTCTACAAAGCGACAGCACGCCCGGCGGTCCTTCGCGCTAGCGCAGCGACGCTGGGTGCGTTCGACGCAGATCCTGGCAAGAAGGCCACCATCTCGACTGATGCGGGCAAGGCGACGTTCATCGCCGAGGTCGCAGATTTGCCTGACGGCGTTGTGTGGGTGCCCGCCAACAGCGGTGTCAGTCTGCGCGCTGAGCTCGGTGCCGGCTTCGGCGATCACGTTGACCTGAGGGGCGGTGCCAAATGA
- the nuoF gene encoding NADH-quinone oxidoreductase subunit NuoF, with protein sequence MTDMLTPVLTADWGNDRAWTREAYEQTGGYDALRKALTMKPDDLITLVKDSGLRGRGGAGFPTGMKWSFIPQDNPKPKYLVVNADESEPGTCKDIPLMMASPHVLIEGVIIAAHAIRAEKAFIYVRGEVLHVVRRLRAAAREAYEAGYLGENILGSGLNIDLVIHAGAGAYICGEETALLDSLEGRRGQPRLRPPFPAVEGLYASPTVINNVESIASVPAIVRGGIEWFGSMGTEKSKGFTIYSLSGHVKSPGQYEAPLGITLRQLLELGGGMREGSELKFWTPGGSSTPILTAEHLDVPLDYEGVGEAGSMLGTKALQIFDQTTSVVRCVLRWTEFYKHESCGKCTPCREGTWWLVQTLQRLDAGEGRHGDIELLLDLCDNILGRSFCALGDGATSPITSAIKYFRKEFEAGMHTPSSWTFPPAASTLFPQEVAAK encoded by the coding sequence GTGACTGACATGCTCACGCCCGTTCTCACCGCCGACTGGGGCAACGACCGCGCCTGGACCCGCGAGGCATACGAGCAAACCGGCGGCTACGACGCGCTCCGCAAGGCGCTGACGATGAAGCCCGACGACCTGATCACGCTGGTCAAGGACTCCGGCCTTCGCGGCCGTGGAGGCGCTGGCTTCCCGACCGGTATGAAGTGGAGCTTCATCCCGCAGGACAACCCCAAGCCCAAGTACCTCGTCGTCAACGCCGACGAGTCTGAGCCGGGCACCTGCAAGGACATCCCGCTGATGATGGCCTCGCCGCACGTGCTGATCGAGGGCGTCATCATTGCCGCCCACGCGATTCGCGCTGAGAAGGCGTTCATCTACGTTCGCGGTGAGGTGCTGCACGTCGTACGCCGATTGCGCGCGGCTGCCCGAGAGGCATACGAAGCCGGCTACCTCGGCGAGAACATCCTCGGCTCTGGCCTCAACATCGACCTTGTGATTCATGCTGGCGCTGGCGCCTACATCTGCGGCGAGGAGACGGCGCTGCTCGACTCGCTCGAGGGACGCCGCGGTCAACCGCGTCTGCGTCCTCCGTTCCCCGCCGTCGAGGGCCTCTACGCGAGCCCGACCGTGATCAACAACGTTGAGTCGATCGCCTCGGTCCCCGCGATTGTTCGCGGTGGCATCGAGTGGTTCGGCTCGATGGGCACCGAGAAGTCCAAGGGCTTCACGATCTACTCGCTCTCGGGCCATGTGAAGAGCCCCGGCCAGTACGAAGCGCCGCTCGGCATCACCCTGCGTCAACTCCTCGAGCTCGGTGGCGGCATGCGTGAAGGCAGCGAGCTGAAGTTCTGGACTCCCGGAGGATCGTCGACGCCGATCCTCACGGCAGAGCACCTCGACGTACCCCTCGACTACGAAGGTGTTGGCGAGGCCGGATCGATGCTCGGCACCAAGGCACTGCAGATCTTCGACCAGACGACCTCGGTCGTACGGTGCGTACTGCGGTGGACTGAGTTCTACAAGCACGAGTCGTGCGGCAAGTGCACCCCGTGTCGTGAAGGCACCTGGTGGCTCGTCCAGACCCTGCAGCGTCTCGACGCAGGCGAGGGTCGTCACGGCGACATCGAGCTGCTGCTCGACCTGTGCGACAACATCCTCGGCCGCTCGTTCTGCGCCCTCGGTGATGGAGCGACGAGCCCCATCACCTCGGCGATCAAGTACTTCCGCAAGGAGTTCGAAGCCGGAATGCACACGCCCTCGAGCTGGACCTTCCCGCCGGCCGCGTCGACCCTCTTCCCGCAGGAGGTGGCGGCCAAATGA
- the nuoE gene encoding NADH-quinone oxidoreductase subunit NuoE produces MSLKKASIAELNELASRYPQARSALLPMLHLIQSVEGHVTNEGIELCAEILGITAAEVSGVATFYTMYKRRPMGEHHVGVCTNTLCAVMGGDAIFERLKGHLDVGNDETTEDGKVTLEHIECNAACDFAPVMTVNWEFFDNQTPESAVELVDKLRAGEKVQATRGATITSWREAERVLAGYEDGLVDEGPAAAGPSLVGLNIANERGWAAPSVKGAKAADDEEGTK; encoded by the coding sequence ATGAGTCTCAAGAAGGCGAGCATCGCCGAGCTCAACGAGCTTGCTTCGCGTTATCCGCAGGCCCGCAGCGCGCTGCTGCCGATGCTGCATCTGATCCAGTCCGTCGAAGGCCACGTCACCAATGAGGGCATCGAGCTGTGCGCCGAGATCCTCGGCATCACCGCAGCCGAGGTGTCCGGCGTCGCGACGTTCTACACGATGTACAAGCGTCGCCCCATGGGTGAGCACCACGTGGGTGTCTGCACCAACACGCTCTGTGCCGTGATGGGCGGCGACGCGATCTTCGAGCGACTCAAGGGCCACCTTGACGTCGGCAATGACGAGACGACTGAGGACGGCAAGGTCACCCTCGAGCACATCGAGTGCAACGCCGCCTGCGACTTCGCACCCGTCATGACGGTCAACTGGGAGTTCTTCGACAACCAGACTCCGGAGTCGGCTGTCGAGCTGGTCGACAAGCTGCGGGCAGGCGAGAAGGTTCAGGCCACCCGCGGTGCCACGATCACGTCCTGGCGCGAGGCCGAGCGCGTACTCGCCGGCTACGAAGACGGGCTCGTCGACGAGGGACCGGCCGCTGCCGGACCGTCGCTGGTCGGCCTCAACATCGCCAACGAACGTGGCTGGGCGGCTCCGAGCGTCAAGGGCGCGAAGGCTGCGGACGACGAGGAGGGCACGAAGTGA
- a CDS encoding NADH-quinone oxidoreductase subunit D, with protein MTATTDPYAGTTESSDGPVFTVTGQDWDTIDGSAVEGDHLVINMGPQHPSTHGVLRLVLEIDGETVRDARAGIGYLHTGIEKNMEFRTWTQGVTFCTRMDYVAPFSNEAAYVMAVEKLLGIEAPEKAQAIRVLLLELNRISSHLVCLATGGMEIGALTVMTIGFRDREEILNLFEMITGLRMNHAYFRPGGVALDLPDGAIEKIRATVRLLKKRLPEYAALCNANPIFKGRLKGVGHLELAGCLALGLTGPVLRSTGYDWDLRKKQPYWGYDTYDFEVVTRDEPDAYGRFRVRLDEMWESLKIVEQATERIAAMDGEPVMVADKKIAWPSQLSVGADGQGNSAEHIKHIMGESMEALIHHFKIVTEGFRVPVGQAYASIESPRGEISCHLVSDGGTRPYRAHFRDPSFVNLQGTSVMSEGGMISDVIVAIASIDPVMGGVDR; from the coding sequence ATGACTGCCACGACAGATCCGTACGCGGGCACGACCGAGTCCAGCGACGGTCCGGTCTTCACCGTCACCGGCCAGGACTGGGACACGATCGACGGCTCAGCCGTCGAAGGCGACCACCTCGTCATCAACATGGGCCCGCAGCACCCGTCGACGCACGGCGTGCTCCGCCTGGTGCTCGAGATCGACGGCGAGACCGTACGCGATGCCCGCGCCGGCATTGGCTACCTTCACACCGGCATCGAGAAGAACATGGAGTTCCGCACCTGGACCCAGGGCGTGACGTTCTGCACCCGGATGGACTACGTCGCACCGTTCTCCAACGAAGCCGCGTACGTCATGGCCGTCGAGAAGCTCCTCGGCATCGAAGCGCCCGAGAAGGCGCAGGCCATCCGCGTTCTCCTGCTTGAGCTCAACCGCATCTCGTCCCACCTCGTATGCCTCGCCACTGGCGGCATGGAGATCGGCGCGCTGACGGTCATGACGATCGGCTTCCGTGACCGCGAAGAGATCCTCAACCTGTTCGAGATGATCACCGGCCTGCGTATGAACCACGCGTACTTCCGTCCCGGTGGTGTTGCTCTCGACCTGCCTGACGGTGCGATCGAGAAGATCCGCGCGACGGTCCGCCTGCTCAAGAAGCGCCTGCCGGAGTACGCAGCACTCTGCAACGCCAACCCGATCTTCAAGGGCCGTCTCAAGGGTGTCGGACACCTCGAGCTCGCCGGCTGCCTTGCGCTCGGGCTCACCGGTCCGGTGCTCCGTTCAACGGGCTACGACTGGGACCTCCGCAAGAAGCAGCCCTACTGGGGCTACGACACGTACGACTTCGAAGTCGTCACCCGCGACGAGCCCGACGCGTACGGACGTTTCCGGGTGCGTCTCGACGAGATGTGGGAGTCGCTCAAGATCGTCGAGCAGGCAACGGAGCGCATCGCTGCCATGGATGGCGAGCCGGTCATGGTCGCCGACAAGAAGATCGCCTGGCCCTCGCAGCTCAGCGTTGGTGCCGATGGACAGGGCAACTCCGCCGAGCACATCAAGCACATCATGGGCGAGTCGATGGAAGCGCTCATCCACCACTTCAAGATCGTCACTGAAGGCTTCCGGGTTCCGGTCGGTCAGGCGTACGCCAGCATCGAGTCGCCTCGCGGCGAGATCAGCTGCCACCTCGTGTCCGACGGCGGCACGCGTCCCTACCGGGCGCACTTCCGCGATCCGTCGTTCGTCAATCTGCAAGGCACCTCGGTCATGAGTGAGGGCGGCATGATCTCCGACGTCATCGTCGCGATCGCGAGTATCGACCCAGTCATGGGAGGCGTGGACCGATGA
- a CDS encoding NADH-quinone oxidoreductase subunit C, whose protein sequence is MAEKKDEVVPSDARELEVINVREGAFGAHGTGDTSGFGGLTQPVIMPGAAQKPYGGWYDEVADQLATLTLPDAIEKVVVHNGEITFFIRRHALLESVTHLRNDPELRFEFCSSISGVHFPHETDRELHVVIHLLSMTHNRRIRVEVVAPDSDPHVPSVVSIYPTADWHERETYDFFGIIFDGHPALTRIMMPDDWPGHPQRKDYPLGGIPVEFKGGTIPAPDQRRSYS, encoded by the coding sequence ATGGCCGAAAAGAAGGACGAGGTCGTCCCCTCAGACGCACGTGAACTCGAGGTCATCAACGTCCGTGAGGGCGCCTTCGGTGCGCACGGCACTGGCGACACCAGCGGCTTCGGTGGACTCACGCAGCCGGTCATCATGCCCGGCGCAGCGCAGAAGCCCTATGGCGGTTGGTACGACGAGGTCGCCGATCAGCTCGCGACACTGACCCTTCCCGACGCGATCGAGAAGGTCGTCGTCCACAACGGCGAGATCACCTTCTTCATTCGGCGGCACGCGCTGCTCGAGTCGGTGACGCACCTGCGCAACGACCCCGAACTGCGCTTTGAGTTCTGCTCCTCGATCTCAGGCGTTCACTTCCCGCATGAGACCGACCGTGAGCTGCACGTCGTCATCCACCTGCTGTCGATGACGCACAACCGCCGCATTCGCGTCGAGGTTGTGGCGCCCGACTCCGATCCCCATGTCCCGAGCGTTGTCAGCATCTACCCGACGGCTGACTGGCACGAGCGCGAGACGTACGACTTCTTCGGCATCATCTTCGACGGGCACCCGGCGCTGACCCGCATCATGATGCCGGACGACTGGCCCGGCCACCCGCAGCGGAAGGACTATCCGTTGGGCGGCATTCCGGTCGAGTTCAAGGGCGGAACCATCCCGGCGCCCGACCAGCGCAGGAGCTACTCATGA
- a CDS encoding NADH-quinone oxidoreductase subunit B family protein has protein sequence MGIEEKLPSGVLLSTVEGLAGYMRKASFWPATFGLACCAIEMMTFGAPRFDSARFGMEVFRPSPRQADLMIVAGRVSNKMAPVLRQIYDQMAEPKYVLAMGVCASSGGMFNNYAIVQGVDHVVPVDMYLPGCPPRPEMLIDAILKLHDQIQHQKLGSNRLNEIKADEKVALLATPTSAMKGLMR, from the coding sequence GTGGGAATTGAAGAAAAGCTGCCAAGCGGTGTGCTTCTCTCGACTGTCGAGGGCCTCGCCGGCTACATGCGCAAGGCCTCGTTCTGGCCCGCGACGTTCGGGCTCGCCTGTTGCGCGATCGAGATGATGACGTTCGGCGCTCCGCGCTTCGACTCCGCCCGCTTTGGCATGGAGGTCTTCCGCCCCTCGCCTCGCCAGGCCGACCTGATGATCGTCGCCGGCCGCGTCAGCAACAAGATGGCTCCGGTCCTCCGCCAGATCTACGACCAGATGGCCGAGCCCAAGTACGTCCTCGCGATGGGCGTCTGCGCGAGCTCGGGCGGCATGTTCAACAACTACGCGATCGTTCAGGGCGTCGACCACGTCGTGCCCGTCGACATGTACCTCCCGGGCTGCCCGCCGCGTCCCGAGATGCTGATTGACGCGATCCTCAAGCTTCACGACCAGATTCAGCACCAGAAGCTCGGCTCCAACCGCCTCAACGAGATCAAGGCCGATGAGAAGGTTGCCCTCCTCGCCACGCCCACGTCGGCGATGAAGGGCCTGATGCGCTGA
- a CDS encoding NADH-quinone oxidoreductase subunit A, with protein sequence MTVYTPILVLGALAAGFAVFSILIAPITGPKRYNRAKLDRYESGIQPSPLPEGGGKISVRYFIIAMLFIVFDIEIIFLYPFAVAFDSLGWFGLIEMFIFMVTVFIAYAYVWRRGGLEWD encoded by the coding sequence GTGACGGTTTATACGCCGATCCTCGTGCTGGGCGCGTTGGCTGCCGGATTCGCAGTCTTCAGCATTCTCATCGCACCGATCACCGGGCCCAAGCGCTACAACCGCGCCAAGCTTGACCGCTACGAATCCGGTATTCAGCCGAGCCCGCTGCCTGAGGGCGGCGGCAAGATTTCGGTCCGCTACTTCATCATCGCGATGCTGTTCATCGTCTTCGACATCGAGATCATTTTCCTCTATCCGTTCGCGGTCGCCTTTGACTCGCTCGGCTGGTTCGGACTGATCGAGATGTTCATCTTCATGGTCACGGTGTTCATCGCGTACGCGTATGTCTGGCGCCGCGGAGGTCTCGAATGGGACTGA
- a CDS encoding FAD-dependent oxidoreductase, whose amino-acid sequence MTLDRRTLLKGSLATGLGALGASLLEGPVTAATLQGSLPKKVDVVVVGGGLSGLVAAQKVAKSGRSVLVVEARKRVGGRLLNHKLDAGGVIEAGGAFVGPTQDHILALAKELKVATFPEYIEGKNVYISKGKRSLYTGTVPPDPGILIDAALLLSTLNGYAAEMPVDAPWSHPKAALWDSMTLSQFIHKNTLNSAAVENLIKSWTQPGFGSDPSQLSLLFVIHYIACSGNERTTGTFELNSDTKGGAQESRFVGGSQLIPLRLAQKLGDRVALGAAVTRIDQRDGAAFVRTTRGTVRARRVIVAMPPPMVLNIDWYPQLPSRRHTLLKKWEMGELMKCDAVYSTPFWRKDGLSGSGLADAGATRAVFDNSPPDGKVGVLLAFVGGSVHKQYAGLSLAARRKAVLEGFAQMFGPQALKPIEYTEQDWTKERWTGGGPVPIMGPGTMTTFGPAIHTRFKRVHWAGTETSTYWNGYMDGAVRAGKRAATEVLEAL is encoded by the coding sequence CGGAGGCCTGTCAGGTTTGGTGGCCGCGCAGAAGGTCGCGAAGTCCGGACGGTCTGTTCTCGTCGTTGAAGCCCGCAAGCGCGTGGGCGGGCGGTTGCTCAATCACAAGCTTGACGCCGGTGGCGTGATCGAAGCCGGTGGCGCGTTCGTCGGTCCCACGCAGGACCACATTCTTGCTCTCGCCAAGGAGCTGAAGGTCGCGACCTTCCCGGAGTACATCGAGGGCAAGAACGTCTACATCTCCAAGGGCAAGCGTTCGCTGTACACCGGAACCGTTCCGCCGGACCCGGGAATCCTGATCGATGCGGCCCTGCTGCTCAGCACGCTCAACGGATACGCCGCAGAGATGCCCGTGGACGCGCCGTGGTCGCACCCCAAGGCTGCCCTGTGGGATTCGATGACCCTGAGCCAGTTCATCCACAAGAACACGCTCAACTCAGCGGCGGTCGAGAACCTCATCAAGTCCTGGACTCAACCGGGGTTCGGTTCCGACCCGTCACAGCTGTCGCTGCTGTTCGTCATCCATTACATCGCTTGCTCCGGCAACGAGCGCACCACCGGAACATTCGAGCTGAATTCCGACACCAAGGGTGGAGCTCAGGAGAGCCGGTTCGTTGGTGGCTCTCAGCTGATCCCGCTGCGCCTGGCGCAGAAGCTCGGCGACCGAGTTGCCTTGGGAGCCGCGGTCACGCGGATCGACCAGCGCGACGGCGCGGCGTTCGTACGTACGACGCGCGGAACCGTACGAGCCCGACGCGTGATTGTGGCGATGCCGCCGCCGATGGTGCTCAACATTGACTGGTATCCGCAGTTGCCGTCGCGCCGCCACACCCTGCTCAAGAAGTGGGAGATGGGCGAACTGATGAAGTGCGATGCGGTCTACTCGACGCCGTTCTGGCGCAAGGACGGACTCAGCGGGTCCGGCCTTGCTGATGCCGGTGCGACACGAGCCGTGTTCGACAACTCCCCACCGGACGGGAAGGTCGGCGTACTGCTCGCCTTCGTTGGCGGGTCGGTTCACAAGCAATACGCAGGTCTCTCTCTGGCTGCACGCCGCAAGGCGGTGCTCGAAGGGTTCGCCCAGATGTTCGGCCCGCAGGCGCTGAAGCCGATTGAATACACCGAACAGGACTGGACCAAGGAGCGCTGGACTGGTGGCGGGCCGGTCCCGATCATGGGCCCCGGAACGATGACCACATTCGGCCCGGCAATCCATACGCGGTTCAAGCGCGTGCACTGGGCTGGCACAGAGACGTCGACCTATTGGAACGGCTACATGGACGGCGCTGTCCGCGCCGGCAAGCGAGCCGCGACTGAAGTGCTGGAGGCGCTGTGA